In Drechmeria coniospora strain ARSEF 6962 chromosome 03, whole genome shotgun sequence, the DNA window cgagaGGAAGACGGACTCGGTTCTCGCCTGGaagaagcagcagaagcTCGGCCGCTTCGACCCCGACGCCCCGCACCACGAACGGGCCAAGCTCGACGCCATGCGGCAGGAGGTGTGCCGGCGaggcatcgacgtcggcaagCGGTgtcgcgtcggcggcgaggacgcgcGCCGCGGGGTCGTCGAgtacgtcggcgacgtcgacgagattCCTTCGGGCAAGGGGACTTGGGTGGGCATCCGCCTGGACGAGCCGGTGGGGAAGAACGACGGAAGCATCGCCGGCAGGCGGTACTGGGGGGAGCCGTCGGAGATGAAGCACGGAGTCTTTGTGCGGCCGGACCGGGTCGAGGTGGGCGATTACCCGCCGATGGATGATCTCGAGGATATGGAGGAGATTTGACGCCGTGGAAGAATGGCACCTCCGACGGCCGTGCCGGTACGCCGCTTCCTCTTGGATCCCCGTGGCGGGCAATGCGGGTCAGGGGAGCACGGTGCAGGTTGGGCGATCTCCGGGGTTTGGGGCGAGCAAGACTCCCCGGCATCAGGATGAAATGTCACGCCCAGATGCCCATCGACGTGTAGTGCCGCGACATGGATGGTCTTGTTCTCTCCCACGAATCGAGGCTGGATGTTCCCATACTCGTTCCCAGATGCGACGCCGGGCAAGACGTGGGGTTCTATAGCGCGCATCGACGAGTTCGCTCCCCATCCATGGCCGACGGTATTGCTTGCTTGGCTGGGAATCGATCGTGCAGATCGTGCAAGCTACAGGGTAGGCGGCATGCCACGCAGCGACGACTCCGACAGACGGATGGCCAGCATATATGTACATGACAACATATCGTACGTGTCATCAGGCGAGAAATGCGTGGGATGATTGCAGCGATTTCTTGCATGGGCAGAAGCACCGTGGTCTTTGCGCCATGCCGTGTCTGTGTTGGTAGCTGCCGTTGCTCTGTGGATGACGTTCAACTTGCCTGTCGCGAGACGCTCCAACTTGGATTTTCTCTCCCGCAGGCACCACCATGCCAGGGGATTCCAACtcaggtactaggtattacgTTAGTaggttgtactgtagtaagCGATTCACTATTACCAGGTGTCTTAGGGTGTTCAGCAccatactactaggtacaacACTGCGCTATCACTATTCTACtacagtattccgtaccATCTCACCGTAGTACGAGGGCATGCACGTGCCGACTACGAGGTACGAGTGCATGTAATagctgtaagcaagtacaactaagtgcAGCAAATAAGTGCCGTTGGCTGGCAAAATTGTCGCTTCACTTTGTAGCAGTAGCGCcaccaaaattgaatcgtcattTTCGTCCAGTGACTCTACCAATAGTGCCAACAGGCACATGTGCAGGCAGTGGGTAATAGCAACTGTACCTactaactactaggtaggtactaaaCCTATCCAGGCTCGTACGCgccagtacaagcactgtagtCCACCGTCACAGCGGCTGcagccaagtacagtgcagtgttCCTCCCAACGTTTTGAGCTTGATCATGCATGGAGCCGCCCTTTGCCGGGAGCGAAATAATGCATGCGCAGGTCCttgttgcaagtacatgtacgtgcacttGAGAGAGCATGTAAATGTAGGGATACGAGCgcctcgtacggagtaatgttATCAGTAGTTAGTACTCGTGGACAGCCAAGACAGGAAGATGACGCTCTCGCAGCTACGGGGACCTCCCAAGGGTTGCCCATGGCCATCCCCTGTATGTGTGGGGGAATACCATGGCTGGCTgaataggtacctagtactagaGGTAGTAATAGACCTACTGTACAGCGCCGTATTTAGTCGGCGCagcaccgtactgtacctttCAACCATGACAGTTGCGAGTCCTGGGCAACGGCGTGGCAGCTACCCAGGTGCCGGGTACCGAAAAGGTACCGACAAATCCTATTCAGGCCGATAGACGCCATTGTCAGTGAATGGTAGTACCTGCCAAGTACCTATCTgctggtacttgcacggtGCATGCCACGTACCATcccagcactccgtactccgtaggttagtactacttacttacatgtacagtacctagtacctagtacttacagtgggCGTACGTACTAACGTACGCCTGCACGCTCGAGACCGCTGGGGGATCCGCCTCGCTGAAGaatacttacctagtacctacagcaccTAGTAGATAGAGCGGTGCGCTGGCCCGCTGCGAGCTGTGGGCCTCTCTCAGCGGGCCTCTCGCAGCGGGCCCTCTCCACTCGGAGCTTTCTCTCCCCCATCGACCCGGAAGGGGgcgctctcctctcctctctcaCTTTGCATCGCATCCATCCTGATCCACCAAACCTCCATGCTTCCATCTCGAGCTCATCCTAGGtatcctcggccgcccccccccgccTCTTCCGCATTCCGACCCTGCACCGGCTTCcgctctcgctcgccgtcatccccgacacggccgccgctgGCGAAGCCGACTGCCGTCCCATCGTCCTCTCGTCCGATGTCTCCCCCCTGCAACTGAGCGCCCGAGATCGCCGGCTTGACGAGGTCCGACGTCCAAGGTCCATCAGTTCCGTCGCTCCCCCGCCctctcgccttcgcctcgtCTTCGTTGCCCACGACGAAAGGCCAGAGTGGAGGCGGTACGCATGCCCGAAACCGTTGCCGAGCCGGCTTGTGCCTCCGACGAAGCTCCACGTCGCCCGCGATGCCCAACGTCGCCCGCGTCCCCATAGCAACTTCtgtcctcgccgtcttcttggcggccgtggccacggtcggcgccgacgatggagcgACTGTTTCCCCCGTGTCGCAGGTGCCCGCGTTGGCCTCGAGCAACTCGCTTCAGCTCACCCTATCGGCTCAGTCGAGCCACCAGTACACCGTCATACCTCTCACCCAG includes these proteins:
- a CDS encoding tubulin specific chaperone cofactor B, which codes for MADVPVCVISDNTSSERRVTPSWTISQLRSKLETITGIPPSSQLLSLQTSKGTERVPIDAADEDSTRISSFPLAPYAELHVGDSRPAAARPNYNDTSAVDKYVMPEDEYERKTDSVLAWKKQQKLGRFDPDAPHHERAKLDAMRQEVCRRGIDVGKRCRVGGEDARRGVVEYVGDVDEIPSGKGTWVGIRLDEPVGKNDGSIAGRRYWGEPSEMKHGVFVRPDRVEVGDYPPMDDLEDMEEI